The Moraxella haemolytica genome window below encodes:
- the dusB gene encoding tRNA dihydrouridine synthase DusB, whose protein sequence is MTHPLLTPLAIKNQTITNRLIVAPMAGVTDNPFRRLCKSFGAGHAVSEMIIADTALYARKKSLYRANFDSEIAPISAQIAGAEPDKLAKAARFQVANGAQIVDINMGCPAKKVCKKLAGSALLQDENLVKALLESAVDAVDVPVTLKTRLGFANGQENILKIAQIAEAAGVAAIAIHGRTREDFYTGQARYELIKEVKQTLSIPVIVNGDIDSPQKAKAVYEMTGADAVMIGRAAQGNPWIFRDIHHYLSTGELLPKPSIDELQHIVLNHLEELYQFYGEYSGCRIARKHIAWYTGGIPNSNAFREAMYQEDTTKGQFAAVKKFLQSQ, encoded by the coding sequence ATGACACACCCACTACTCACCCCACTTGCCATCAAAAATCAAACCATCACTAATAGGCTAATTGTAGCACCTATGGCAGGTGTTACCGATAATCCTTTTAGACGGCTGTGCAAATCATTTGGGGCAGGTCATGCCGTCAGTGAGATGATTATCGCTGATACCGCACTTTATGCACGCAAAAAATCGCTTTATCGTGCCAATTTTGATAGTGAAATCGCCCCCATCTCAGCACAAATCGCAGGAGCAGAACCTGACAAGCTAGCCAAAGCCGCTCGCTTCCAAGTGGCAAATGGTGCACAAATCGTGGATATCAATATGGGCTGTCCTGCCAAAAAAGTGTGCAAAAAACTGGCAGGTTCCGCCCTACTTCAAGATGAGAATTTGGTCAAAGCTCTGCTTGAGAGTGCAGTGGATGCTGTTGATGTACCTGTTACTCTAAAAACACGGCTCGGCTTTGCCAACGGTCAAGAAAATATTCTAAAAATCGCTCAGATTGCCGAAGCTGCTGGTGTCGCTGCCATTGCCATTCATGGTCGCACCAGAGAAGATTTTTACACAGGACAAGCTCGCTATGAACTGATTAAAGAAGTAAAACAAACTCTTAGCATTCCTGTTATTGTCAATGGCGATATTGACAGCCCCCAAAAAGCCAAAGCCGTCTATGAGATGACTGGTGCAGATGCGGTGATGATAGGACGAGCAGCACAAGGAAACCCTTGGATATTTCGTGATATTCATCACTATCTTAGCACAGGTGAACTCCTACCCAAACCCAGTATAGACGAACTACAACACATCGTCCTAAACCACCTAGAAGAGCTGTATCAATTCTATGGGGAGTACTCAGGCTGTCGCATTGCCAGAAAACACATCGCTTGGTATACAGGCGGCATACCCAATTCTAATGCCTTTCGTGAAGCCATGTATCAAGAAGACACCACCAAAGGACAATTTGCCGCCGTGAAGAAATTTTTACAATCACAGTAA
- a CDS encoding UvrD-helicase domain-containing protein: MSNKVENKQSANAVASNGQDMPPAIACTLKGAYLIEASAGTGKTWTLTGIILRLFIEEKYNVQRMIATTFTRAAAAEMQERIQERLTVFYRYLLWLKSSQEMHAHWFDDALALDERADELVATALGANIVGADDLINVHLIKHLLVDGVPAFDEAIRRVGLLLATLDKLFVGTLDSLAQKWLKEFSTEIGHQPKADILYDSSDISIAIIHDGLRQAHTQVMSQNPKLYEMIRHENIFGDIDQAYQSIQVAMNFFNVPFNDEATLIDDQYVASLQEMVLAFTKLDTSVVDKFCDKEYRDSVGVRATGKLLKHWHRLFEIVQTMAEHGTSFVRHLDKTHTDWLSAVHEALEKDNVFNKKHDENAKRLLMGFIDKHLTALVFIYESICQLPNQYRTHLYKTLALAVRAKTPTWLENQAKTTFTIQMHRLNQALANNPSLAKHIRHHYPVILIDESQDVNGAQVELIQQVYLSYLIKQLNKDKPSLGFLLLVGDPKQAIYRFRGGDVANYNRMKNTGVANACYPIINQQLSLSVNRRSNKALIESLNAWFDDGKGEHGNLGEGIYYQTITAHNESQRLSWQADTQDERPSYLGRQPLAMLHLTANAQSPISQLLAWHINSLLQGGHTINTQAGERAIMPSDIAVLSYKNKWLLAVKEHLDALNIPAIAAQETNVFSTQAGRDLYALLSVCVEMSNVEKLGRLLTSSFFGMSLDEAMLMLGVDDEIEGQAKSELLIYLNQVFERWLQHGVASALNLALAKHPFMKDGSLWLSVASFGERYLADAWQILELISTQEHLQALALIEWYKMQMCGGDIPDAHKRLPLPSESGVNMMTIHKSKGLEFPIVYVIGLDEAVSENGTLFYPYTDTQFNRHLSPKPIGKDGVNYQQLDLKESIDERKRLGYVALTRASEQMYVVAKDLNKRLHTHQRPLFLWCDCADSATLSLPSRMQGKMDWLSLETDDYITKPYSSNDVNLVPIDYLAWHEIMHKTVFYGAVQTSFTALISQLDYKTKELLAVTPDHDELVALTDLETMADEEACHDDIRTTFMRGMLAGDFLHQVLQKINTKGEPQDKLYNISRAIDEVARYLGVLDYMSQDAQRAMGMPTSDNKHTLHRQLVLWMNDVIHAPFAASGVNLVSLTDSSSVKEMGFLLGMKEGFSIDELNAAFEAYSDKPLSLTKDDSYQPLYRYLKGGIDLVYEHEGRFFVVDYKSNFLGNGIQAYHEQALFESMDRAGYWLQAAIYQVALHRLLKMRVKDYVGNEHRYLGAVEYLFLRGVADDERLGRMVWQVPIELVRRLDELFR; this comes from the coding sequence ATGAGCAATAAAGTAGAGAATAAACAATCAGCCAACGCAGTAGCGTCCAATGGTCAGGATATGCCACCTGCCATCGCTTGCACCTTAAAAGGAGCATACCTGATAGAAGCATCGGCAGGTACAGGTAAGACTTGGACATTGACGGGCATTATTTTGCGATTGTTCATTGAAGAAAAATACAATGTACAGCGTATGATAGCCACCACTTTCACTCGTGCTGCAGCCGCTGAGATGCAAGAGCGTATCCAAGAACGCTTGACGGTGTTTTATCGCTATCTGTTGTGGTTAAAATCCAGCCAAGAGATGCACGCACACTGGTTTGATGATGCTTTAGCTCTTGATGAGCGAGCCGATGAGTTGGTTGCTACTGCACTGGGGGCGAATATTGTCGGAGCTGATGACCTCATCAATGTACATCTTATCAAACATCTTTTGGTTGATGGCGTGCCTGCTTTTGATGAGGCGATTCGTCGTGTGGGTCTGCTATTGGCTACTTTGGATAAGCTGTTTGTGGGGACGCTAGACAGCCTTGCTCAAAAATGGCTCAAAGAATTCTCCACAGAGATTGGACATCAGCCCAAAGCAGATATTTTATATGACAGTTCTGATATTAGTATCGCCATCATTCATGATGGTCTTAGGCAGGCACATACTCAGGTAATGAGTCAAAATCCTAAACTGTATGAGATGATCCGCCACGAAAACATATTTGGCGATATTGATCAGGCGTATCAATCAATCCAAGTTGCCATGAATTTTTTTAATGTGCCATTTAATGATGAGGCAACATTGATTGATGATCAGTATGTCGCAAGCCTACAAGAAATGGTGCTGGCGTTCACCAAGCTAGATACATCAGTGGTGGATAAGTTTTGCGATAAAGAGTATCGTGATTCGGTGGGGGTGCGTGCCACAGGCAAACTATTAAAACATTGGCATCGCTTGTTTGAGATTGTGCAGACGATGGCAGAGCATGGCACATCATTTGTTCGCCATCTAGATAAAACGCACACCGATTGGCTGTCTGCTGTTCATGAAGCCTTAGAAAAAGACAATGTGTTTAATAAAAAACATGATGAGAATGCCAAACGACTGCTGATGGGTTTTATTGATAAACATCTAACTGCTTTGGTGTTCATCTATGAGAGTATTTGTCAACTACCCAATCAATACCGTACTCATCTGTACAAAACCCTTGCCCTTGCAGTCCGTGCCAAGACACCGACTTGGCTTGAAAATCAAGCCAAAACGACCTTTACCATTCAGATGCACAGGTTAAATCAGGCTTTGGCAAACAACCCAAGCCTTGCTAAGCATATTCGCCATCATTATCCTGTGATTTTGATTGATGAATCCCAAGATGTCAATGGAGCTCAAGTTGAACTGATCCAGCAGGTATATTTGTCTTATTTGATAAAGCAGTTAAATAAAGACAAGCCATCTTTGGGATTTTTGTTGTTGGTGGGTGATCCCAAGCAGGCGATTTATCGGTTTCGTGGTGGGGATGTCGCCAACTATAATCGCATGAAAAATACGGGCGTGGCGAATGCTTGCTATCCCATCATCAATCAACAGCTGTCTTTGTCTGTCAACCGCCGTTCAAATAAAGCCTTGATTGAGTCATTAAATGCGTGGTTTGATGATGGCAAGGGCGAGCATGGCAATCTTGGTGAGGGTATTTATTATCAGACCATTACTGCCCATAATGAGAGCCAAAGGTTGTCTTGGCAGGCGGATACTCAAGATGAGCGACCAAGCTATCTAGGTAGGCAACCATTAGCCATGTTGCACTTAACTGCTAATGCCCAATCGCCCATCAGTCAGCTATTAGCATGGCATATCAACAGCCTATTACAAGGCGGTCATACCATCAACACACAGGCAGGTGAGCGTGCCATCATGCCAAGCGATATTGCGGTATTAAGCTATAAAAATAAGTGGCTGCTAGCGGTCAAAGAGCATTTAGATGCGTTAAATATCCCAGCCATCGCCGCCCAAGAGACCAATGTCTTTAGTACGCAGGCAGGGCGTGATTTATATGCTTTATTAAGTGTGTGTGTGGAGATGAGTAATGTAGAAAAATTAGGTCGGCTATTGACTTCATCTTTTTTTGGCATGAGTCTTGATGAGGCGATGTTAATGCTTGGTGTTGATGATGAAATAGAAGGTCAAGCAAAATCAGAACTACTGATCTATCTGAATCAAGTCTTTGAAAGATGGCTACAGCACGGCGTGGCATCGGCATTGAATTTGGCACTGGCAAAGCATCCATTCATGAAAGACGGTTCGCTATGGCTTAGCGTTGCTAGCTTTGGCGAGCGGTATTTGGCGGATGCGTGGCAGATTTTAGAGCTGATTAGCACCCAAGAACATTTGCAGGCGTTGGCACTCATTGAGTGGTACAAGATGCAGATGTGTGGTGGCGACATACCTGATGCTCATAAACGACTGCCACTACCTAGCGAGTCTGGCGTGAATATGATGACCATTCATAAATCCAAAGGGCTTGAATTCCCTATTGTGTATGTGATTGGGCTTGATGAAGCGGTATCGGAAAATGGGACGCTATTTTATCCTTATACTGATACACAGTTCAATCGCCATTTATCCCCCAAACCCATTGGAAAAGACGGCGTAAATTATCAACAGCTTGATCTAAAAGAAAGTATTGATGAACGCAAGCGGTTGGGTTATGTGGCACTGACTCGAGCATCTGAACAGATGTATGTGGTGGCAAAGGATTTGAATAAGCGACTACATACACACCAAAGACCGCTGTTTTTATGGTGTGATTGTGCTGACAGTGCTACGCTCTCCTTGCCATCTAGAATGCAAGGCAAGATGGATTGGCTAAGTTTAGAGACTGATGACTATATCACTAAGCCCTATTCGTCCAATGATGTCAATCTTGTTCCTATTGACTATCTGGCATGGCATGAGATCATGCATAAGACGGTGTTTTATGGTGCGGTGCAGACGAGTTTTACAGCACTCATTAGCCAGTTAGATTACAAAACCAAAGAGTTGCTTGCAGTTACGCCAGACCATGATGAGTTGGTGGCTTTGACCGATTTGGAGACAATGGCGGACGAAGAAGCGTGTCATGATGACATTCGCACAACTTTCATGCGTGGTATGCTGGCAGGGGATTTTTTACATCAAGTCTTACAAAAAATAAACACTAAGGGCGAACCACAAGACAAATTATACAATATCAGTCGTGCGATTGATGAGGTGGCAAGGTATCTAGGAGTGCTTGACTATATGAGTCAAGATGCTCAAAGGGCGATGGGTATGCCCACTTCTGATAACAAGCATACTTTGCACAGACAGCTTGTGCTATGGATGAATGATGTCATTCATGCACCTTTTGCTGCTTCAGGAGTAAATTTGGTATCTTTGACTGATTCATCAAGCGTAAAAGAAATGGGATTTTTGCTTGGAATGAAAGAGGGCTTTAGCATTGATGAGTTAAATGCTGCTTTTGAAGCATATAGCGATAAACCACTTAGCCTAACCAAAGATGATTCATACCAACCCTTATATCGCTACTTAAAAGGTGGGATTGATTTGGTATATGAGCATGAAGGGCGGTTTTTTGTGGTGGATTATAAATCCAATTTTTTGGGCAATGGCATTCAAGCGTATCATGAGCAGGCATTGTTTGAGTCAATGGATAGGGCAGGCTACTGGCTACAAGCAGCGATTTATCAAGTGGCTTTGCATCGCTTATTAAAGATGCGTGTTAAAGACTATGTGGGCAATGAGCATCGCTATTTGGGTGCGGTGGAATATTTATTTTTGCGTGGTGTGGCTGATGATGAGCGGTTGGGTCGCATGGTGTGGCAAGTGCCGATAGAGTTGGTACGCCGTTTAGACGAGCTGTTTCGGTAA
- the recD gene encoding exodeoxyribonuclease V subunit alpha, with translation MNTIAIDRYLTARIAENAKWYRHKNLLQADYMIEDIKTHLFYVMSLAGMLSLSEGHTVLVVPKQQGGWRSFFEPVMDYLLSWVKDERFLVDFDEIFMQIDHHQDKANLKEIVGWYCRTFHRAISPNIKMTWMLDSKDGLDGVFLSLLKVYYFIKFVLHDDIKELSSFIHDTPFVDDYQVAQSSRPLIIKDTQEEFYLWSNRAWRAERMAMQHIWRICTVQMTPFDISNLPSTLNHEQRLAIETVSRQAFTIITGGPGTGKTFTVAQIVLALLKQNPDTDLALAAPTGKAAQRMSESLKASLARFDIQVELPEPKTIHRLLGIGRHGTPRYHDNHTMPHDIIIIDEASMLGAELSCSLLAAVKTGARLILLGDAYQLAAVEAGAVLADLCRVDALQSHRVHLVESKRFHADSDVGRLANFINNSADTMQKGEELITLMQTSNQLSFVNIDGKSHYYEQLSDGYVAYFEQSKRLLAQLRHDDEPSRYQKIQALFNTLDQYRILCASHIGDAGDSKINEFLSKKHRGWLNTKPSVSAWYHGRVVMVQTNRYDLGLFNGDVGICLYDGREMAVYFNAETLKKVAIGMLGGETVTTAYVMTVHKSQGSEFDKVAVVFDDDNARLLSKELIYTAITRAKISVGIYTTNQALQIAVSTPTVRTTGLELL, from the coding sequence ATGAATACAATCGCTATTGACCGATATTTAACCGCACGCATTGCCGAAAATGCAAAGTGGTACCGTCATAAGAATCTGCTACAGGCAGATTACATGATTGAAGACATTAAGACACACTTATTTTATGTGATGAGTCTTGCTGGTATGTTATCTTTGTCTGAAGGGCATACGGTGCTAGTTGTGCCAAAACAACAGGGCGGTTGGCGGAGTTTTTTTGAGCCTGTCATGGATTATCTGCTGTCTTGGGTGAAAGATGAGCGGTTCTTGGTGGATTTTGATGAGATATTTATGCAGATTGATCATCATCAAGATAAGGCAAATCTAAAAGAGATTGTTGGTTGGTATTGCCGTACTTTTCATCGTGCCATTAGCCCAAATATTAAAATGACTTGGATGCTTGACTCAAAAGATGGTCTTGATGGTGTCTTTTTGAGCTTATTAAAGGTTTATTATTTCATCAAGTTTGTTTTGCATGATGACATAAAAGAGCTGTCAAGTTTCATACATGACACGCCTTTTGTTGATGATTATCAAGTAGCTCAATCAAGTCGTCCGCTCATCATCAAAGATACGCAGGAAGAATTTTATCTTTGGTCAAATAGGGCATGGCGTGCTGAACGCATGGCGATGCAACACATCTGGAGAATCTGTACAGTACAGATGACGCCTTTTGATATATCCAATCTGCCATCTACGCTCAACCATGAACAAAGATTGGCGATTGAAACGGTGAGTCGTCAGGCATTTACCATCATTACAGGCGGACCAGGGACGGGCAAGACTTTCACCGTTGCACAGATTGTTCTAGCATTACTCAAACAAAACCCTGATACCGACCTTGCGTTGGCGGCACCGACAGGTAAGGCGGCACAGCGTATGAGCGAATCATTAAAGGCTTCTTTGGCAAGATTTGACATACAAGTGGAGTTACCTGAGCCTAAAACTATTCATCGCTTGCTTGGCATTGGTCGGCATGGTACGCCCAGATATCATGATAATCATACCATGCCACATGACATAATCATCATTGATGAAGCGTCTATGCTTGGGGCGGAGCTGTCTTGTAGTCTGTTGGCGGCAGTCAAGACAGGGGCTAGGCTGATTTTACTTGGTGATGCATATCAGTTGGCGGCGGTTGAAGCAGGAGCGGTGTTGGCGGATTTGTGCCGTGTTGATGCCTTGCAAAGTCATCGTGTGCATCTTGTGGAGTCAAAACGCTTTCATGCAGATTCTGATGTGGGCAGACTTGCCAATTTCATCAATAACAGTGCTGATACCATGCAAAAGGGCGAGGAGCTTATCACTCTTATGCAAACGAGTAATCAGCTGTCTTTTGTTAATATTGATGGCAAGTCTCATTACTATGAACAGCTGTCAGATGGTTATGTGGCTTATTTTGAGCAAAGTAAGAGACTGCTTGCACAGTTGCGTCATGATGATGAGCCAAGCAGATATCAAAAGATTCAGGCTCTATTTAATACCCTAGATCAATACCGAATCTTGTGTGCGTCCCACATTGGCGATGCAGGCGATAGTAAAATAAATGAGTTTTTATCAAAAAAACATCGTGGATGGTTAAATACCAAGCCCAGTGTTTCGGCGTGGTATCATGGTCGTGTAGTGATGGTGCAGACCAACCGCTATGACTTGGGTTTATTTAATGGCGATGTTGGGATTTGTTTGTATGATGGTCGTGAGATGGCGGTGTATTTTAATGCAGAGACTCTAAAAAAAGTTGCTATTGGTATGCTAGGTGGTGAGACTGTTACAACCGCTTATGTCATGACGGTGCATAAATCTCAGGGTTCGGAGTTTGATAAAGTGGCAGTGGTATTTGATGATGACAATGCTCGTTTGTTGTCCAAAGAGCTGATTTATACTGCCATCACTCGTGCTAAAATATCAGTTGGTATTTATACGACAAATCAGGCTTTACAGATTGCAGTGAGTACGCCAACAGTACGCACCACAGGGCTTGAGTTACTGTGA
- the rpmB gene encoding 50S ribosomal protein L28, producing the protein MSRVCQVTGKRPLVGNNVSHANNKTRRRFLPNLHNHRFWVESENRFVRLRVSSKGMRIIDKHGIDKVLADLRAQGQKI; encoded by the coding sequence ATGTCTCGAGTATGTCAAGTGACTGGAAAGCGCCCGCTAGTGGGTAACAATGTATCACACGCAAATAACAAAACCCGTCGTCGCTTTCTACCAAATCTGCACAATCATCGTTTTTGGGTAGAGTCTGAAAATCGTTTCGTACGCCTTCGTGTATCATCTAAAGGTATGCGTATCATTGACAAGCACGGCATTGATAAAGTGCTTGCTGACCTACGCGCACAAGGTCAAAAAATCTAA
- a CDS encoding HopJ type III effector protein: MSNISSLLNSIETGEFKFADVLNFIDAHYHYTPVDFRNGEVMNPARTNEGSAKVFSLAKLHGLNQLDTLKLFAEHYESVLATPEGSDHANIRNFMHYGWQGFGLEKNALSPR; encoded by the coding sequence ATGAGCAATATCTCATCTTTACTAAACAGCATTGAAACTGGCGAGTTTAAATTCGCTGATGTGCTAAATTTTATTGACGCCCATTACCATTACACCCCTGTTGATTTTCGTAATGGAGAAGTTATGAATCCTGCTAGAACCAATGAAGGTTCTGCCAAAGTATTTAGTCTTGCCAAGCTACATGGTCTAAATCAGCTTGACACCCTAAAACTATTTGCAGAGCATTATGAATCTGTACTTGCCACTCCAGAAGGTAGCGACCACGCCAATATTCGCAACTTCATGCACTATGGCTGGCAGGGTTTTGGGTTGGAAAAAAATGCACTAAGTCCACGCTAA
- a CDS encoding aspartate kinase yields MALIVQKYGGTSMGNTSRIKNVAARVKRWHDHGHQVVVVVSAMSGETNRLIGLAREISNDPDPREYDQMVATGEQVSIALLAMALKDLGVDAKSMTGRQVAIKTDETHTKARIEHIDADNLKQELADGKVLIVAGFQGVNKHNDLTTLGRGGSDTTGVAIAAAIGADECQIYTDVDGVYTTDPRVTSKAKKLDKITFEEMLEMASLGSKVLQIRSVEFAGKYKVPLRVLSSFDEGTDGAFDEEFKQNVGTLITIDEGDDMERAVISGIAFNRDEAKIALLGVPDRPGIASAILSPIGAANIEVDMIIQNIAENGVTDFSFTVPRGDYDKAIKILEEKVKDDIGATQIVGDDKVVKVSIVGVGMRSHAGVASKMFETLASQNINLQMISTSEIKVSVLIQEQHLEKAVKSLHTAFGLDREDGESKVAGL; encoded by the coding sequence ATGGCGTTAATCGTACAAAAATATGGCGGCACTTCAATGGGTAATACCAGTCGCATCAAGAATGTCGCAGCTCGTGTCAAGCGTTGGCATGACCACGGTCATCAAGTTGTCGTAGTTGTGTCCGCCATGAGTGGCGAGACCAACCGTCTCATCGGTCTGGCACGAGAAATCAGCAACGACCCAGACCCACGAGAATACGACCAAATGGTCGCCACAGGTGAGCAGGTTTCTATCGCTCTACTTGCTATGGCACTAAAAGACTTGGGTGTTGATGCCAAATCCATGACAGGTCGTCAAGTCGCCATTAAAACAGATGAAACCCATACCAAAGCACGCATTGAACATATTGACGCTGACAACCTAAAACAAGAATTGGCAGATGGCAAAGTTCTTATCGTTGCAGGTTTTCAGGGTGTAAATAAACATAACGACTTAACCACACTTGGTCGTGGTGGTTCAGACACCACAGGCGTTGCCATCGCTGCTGCCATCGGTGCCGATGAATGCCAAATCTACACCGATGTTGATGGTGTTTATACCACCGACCCACGAGTTACCTCAAAAGCCAAAAAGCTAGATAAGATTACCTTTGAAGAAATGCTAGAGATGGCATCGCTTGGCTCAAAAGTGCTGCAAATTCGCTCGGTAGAATTTGCAGGTAAATACAAAGTACCGCTTCGTGTACTGTCTAGTTTTGATGAAGGCACTGATGGTGCTTTTGATGAAGAATTTAAACAAAATGTCGGTACTTTGATTACCATTGACGAAGGAGATGATATGGAACGCGCTGTAATTTCAGGTATTGCCTTTAATCGTGATGAAGCCAAAATTGCACTACTTGGCGTGCCTGACCGCCCAGGTATTGCCTCTGCCATTTTAAGCCCTATCGGTGCTGCAAACATCGAAGTGGACATGATTATTCAAAACATCGCAGAAAATGGCGTAACCGACTTTAGTTTTACCGTACCTCGTGGCGATTATGACAAAGCCATCAAAATCCTAGAAGAAAAAGTTAAAGACGACATCGGTGCTACTCAGATTGTCGGCGATGACAAAGTTGTGAAAGTCTCTATCGTTGGTGTGGGTATGCGTTCTCATGCAGGCGTGGCAAGCAAAATGTTTGAAACCTTGGCATCACAAAATATCAACCTGCAGATGATCTCAACTTCTGAAATTAAGGTATCTGTCCTAATCCAAGAACAACATCTAGAAAAAGCTGTAAAATCTTTGCATACCGCCTTTGGTCTTGACCGTGAAGATGGTGAAAGTAAAGTCGCTGGCTTATAA
- the rpmG gene encoding 50S ribosomal protein L33 has protein sequence MRDKIKLVSTAGTGYFYTTTKNKRTMPGKMEIKKFDPKIRQHVLFKEAKIK, from the coding sequence ATGAGAGATAAAATTAAACTAGTTTCTACTGCTGGTACTGGTTATTTCTATACCACCACCAAAAATAAGCGTACCATGCCTGGTAAAATGGAAATCAAAAAATTTGATCCAAAAATTCGCCAGCATGTACTGTTCAAAGAAGCCAAAATCAAGTAA